One genomic window of uncultured delta proteobacterium includes the following:
- the rplM gene encoding 50S ribosomal subunit protein L13 (Evidence 2a : Function of homologous gene experimentally demonstrated in an other organism; PubMedId : 10094780, 12809609, 365580, 3884974, 9298646; Product type s : structure) yields the protein MKTFSPKSEDINRQWVIVDADGQVLGRLATQLAHRLRGKHKPEFAPHVDNGDFIVVINCDKIKVTGNKLAKKKYYQYSGYVGGLKETTLENMLANKPAQVLMKAVKGMLPRNRLGRAMLTKLKVYAGTEHPHAAQNPTALSL from the coding sequence ATGAAGACGTTCAGCCCCAAGTCTGAAGATATCAACCGCCAGTGGGTCATTGTGGACGCTGACGGCCAGGTTCTTGGCCGCCTCGCAACGCAGCTGGCGCACCGCCTGCGCGGCAAACACAAGCCCGAGTTCGCGCCGCATGTGGATAACGGCGATTTCATCGTGGTCATCAACTGCGATAAAATCAAAGTTACCGGCAACAAGCTGGCGAAGAAAAAATATTACCAGTACTCCGGCTACGTTGGCGGCCTCAAGGAAACCACCCTTGAGAACATGCTTGCCAACAAGCCCGCGCAAGTTCTGATGAAGGCCGTCAAAGGCATGCTTCCCCGCAACCGCCTTGGCCGGGCCATGCTGACGAAGCTGAAAGTCTACGCCGGCACCGAGCATCCGCACGCCGCGCAAAACCCGACGGCGCTTTCCCTCTAA
- the rpsI gene encoding 30S ribosomal subunit protein S9 (Evidence 2a : Function of homologous gene experimentally demonstrated in an other organism; PubMedId : 10094780, 1091515, 12244297, 12809609, 3884974, 4346030, 7556101; Product type s : structure), with the protein MTMAADFNYGTGRRKNATARTRLYTGTGTIEVNGRPFENYFPRKSLQMVIRQPLVLSKLIDKIDVKVTVAGGGVTGQAEAVRHGISRALLTVDPALRGVLKKAGLLTRDARKKERKKYGLRSARARFQYSKR; encoded by the coding sequence ATGACAATGGCAGCTGATTTCAATTACGGCACCGGCCGTCGCAAAAACGCGACCGCCCGCACCCGTTTGTACACCGGCACCGGCACCATCGAAGTGAACGGCCGTCCCTTTGAAAACTATTTTCCCCGCAAGTCCTTGCAGATGGTCATCCGTCAGCCGCTCGTTCTCAGCAAGCTGATCGACAAGATCGACGTCAAGGTGACGGTTGCCGGCGGCGGCGTTACCGGGCAGGCCGAAGCGGTCCGCCACGGCATTTCCCGCGCGCTGCTCACCGTTGATCCCGCGCTTCGCGGCGTGCTGAAAAAAGCCGGTCTCCTTACCCGCGACGCCCGTAAGAAAGAACGGAAAAAGTACGGTCTGCGTTCCGCGCGCGCCCGGTTCCAGTACTCCAAGCGTTAA
- the aroK gene encoding Shikimate kinase, whose translation MNDSSDALPPMVPHQDKVPPRGCIVLIGMAASGKTTVGRELASLIGWAHMDTDHLIEAFYGCRLQQITDSMTKEEFLDLEATIIQSLTVGSVVISTGGSVVYRQETMDFLAGLGPLIHIDVPLPIILARIARKPDRGLAINPGQTVEDLYNERQELYRKAAAARFEGSEAPAAGLARAIAEWVATPGAV comes from the coding sequence ATGAACGACTCTTCCGACGCCCTCCCCCCCATGGTTCCGCACCAGGACAAGGTGCCGCCTCGCGGCTGCATCGTGCTTATCGGCATGGCCGCCTCCGGCAAGACGACCGTCGGCCGCGAGCTGGCCTCTCTCATCGGCTGGGCGCACATGGATACCGACCACCTCATCGAGGCGTTTTACGGCTGCCGGCTGCAACAGATAACCGACAGCATGACCAAGGAAGAGTTTCTCGACCTGGAAGCCACCATCATCCAGAGCCTCACGGTGGGGAGCGTGGTCATTTCCACGGGCGGCAGCGTGGTGTACCGCCAGGAAACCATGGATTTTCTCGCCGGATTGGGGCCGCTTATCCATATCGACGTCCCGCTGCCCATCATCCTGGCCCGCATCGCGCGCAAACCCGACCGGGGCCTTGCCATCAATCCCGGCCAGACGGTTGAGGATTTGTACAACGAGCGCCAGGAACTCTACCGTAAAGCCGCCGCCGCCCGCTTCGAGGGGAGTGAAGCCCCCGCCGCCGGGCTGGCCCGCGCCATTGCCGAATGGGTCGCCACCCCCGGCGCCGTGTAA
- a CDS encoding conserved exported hypothetical protein (Evidence 4 : Homologs of previously reported genes of unknown function), whose amino-acid sequence MKRSLVLLLLAFLLTAAVPPVCVGAVRAGAAHTVHVVVALCDNVHQGIVPVPPRLGNGDDPAQNLYWGAAYGVKTFMGRQPGWKLVRVDKNPAPHVLERAVFQNKGLGVTMVADAYQGKAIKEATVDFLAYASGKNGLDVALGENTVRAGGASNLIVYVGHNGLMDFPLEHLPPVRSAERRSPADAAIFACQSKAFFADVLKNSGSYPLIWTRGNMAPEAYSLHALVTAWAHGEKPAAVREAVAQAYDKYQKCGIRGARNLFATGW is encoded by the coding sequence ATGAAACGCTCCCTCGTTCTCCTGCTGCTGGCCTTTCTCTTGACGGCCGCCGTGCCGCCCGTTTGCGTGGGGGCTGTCCGCGCGGGGGCCGCGCATACCGTGCACGTCGTTGTGGCGCTGTGCGACAATGTGCATCAGGGTATCGTGCCCGTGCCCCCCAGGCTGGGCAACGGCGACGACCCCGCCCAAAACCTCTATTGGGGCGCGGCCTACGGCGTCAAAACCTTCATGGGGCGGCAGCCCGGCTGGAAGCTGGTTCGCGTGGACAAAAACCCCGCGCCCCACGTGCTGGAGCGCGCTGTTTTCCAGAACAAGGGCCTCGGCGTGACCATGGTCGCGGATGCCTACCAGGGCAAAGCCATCAAGGAAGCTACCGTCGATTTTCTGGCTTACGCTTCGGGCAAGAACGGGTTGGATGTGGCGCTCGGCGAGAACACCGTCAGGGCGGGCGGGGCTTCGAATCTGATCGTCTACGTCGGCCACAACGGCCTTATGGACTTTCCCTTGGAACACCTGCCCCCGGTGCGGAGCGCTGAAAGGCGCTCCCCGGCGGACGCGGCCATTTTCGCCTGCCAGAGCAAGGCTTTTTTCGCGGATGTTTTGAAGAACAGCGGGAGTTATCCCCTGATCTGGACCCGGGGTAACATGGCCCCGGAGGCTTACAGCCTGCACGCGCTGGTAACCGCCTGGGCGCATGGGGAAAAGCCCGCCGCCGTCCGGGAGGCTGTAGCCCAAGCGTACGACAAGTACCAGAAATGCGGCATCAGGGGTGCTCGGAACCTTTTTGCCACGGGCTGGTAA
- a CDS encoding hypothetical protein (Evidence 5 : No homology to any previously reported sequences), translated as MSAYRAPGAKFVICRLPLARLVLLICLGLCGCGGKTVAVQSLFPVKSSGTAIYAVPGLELKGTVVRITETSWVNADTSPAAIARYLPVDGAGQALPPPAPDVTQGLRLDWTANNEYGPGNLPDYIRNVSTGSDALVHESRYVYTVDGLVARVETAVAGKTPAFPPSSSRTVYTYGQHDELLARETTHVHGNGNAAGHATEKTVKSVTRYEGYRFDAAGNVLERLVRNDGELVMLQKFSYDAGRLTAQADLDLTLERGVYQGDPHHGMTLVTPGAHRRGDFDVVTTYRYDAAGRLAERVTRYGYHHDADADAAFYREHGGAEKAVPRPSPQGKSEEKNSLTREVFFYDARGNCVRVQEFSGDAPVREWRYRYDGRGNWVRRVQRFAPDGLAVVDREIEYAPEQ; from the coding sequence ATGAGCGCATACCGTGCTCCCGGCGCAAAGTTCGTTATTTGCAGGCTGCCCCTCGCCAGGCTGGTTCTGCTTATTTGTTTGGGGCTGTGCGGCTGCGGCGGCAAGACCGTCGCCGTGCAAAGCCTTTTTCCCGTCAAGAGCAGCGGGACGGCCATCTACGCGGTGCCGGGGCTGGAACTGAAAGGAACCGTGGTCCGCATCACGGAAACCAGCTGGGTCAACGCGGATACGTCCCCGGCGGCCATCGCGCGGTACCTGCCGGTTGACGGCGCGGGGCAGGCCCTGCCGCCGCCGGCGCCGGACGTCACGCAAGGCTTGCGCCTTGACTGGACCGCCAACAACGAATACGGGCCGGGAAATCTGCCGGATTACATCCGGAACGTGTCCACGGGCAGCGACGCCCTCGTGCATGAATCGCGCTATGTGTACACGGTGGACGGGCTCGTCGCCCGCGTGGAGACCGCCGTGGCCGGGAAGACTCCGGCCTTTCCGCCGTCTTCGAGCCGGACGGTCTACACTTACGGCCAGCATGACGAACTGCTGGCCCGCGAGACAACCCATGTGCACGGCAACGGCAACGCTGCTGGCCACGCTACCGAAAAGACGGTGAAATCCGTTACCCGCTATGAGGGGTACCGGTTCGACGCGGCGGGCAACGTCCTGGAGCGGCTGGTCCGCAACGACGGCGAACTCGTGATGCTGCAAAAGTTCAGCTATGACGCGGGCCGCCTGACGGCCCAGGCCGATCTTGATCTCACGCTCGAGCGGGGTGTGTACCAGGGCGATCCGCATCACGGGATGACGCTGGTCACGCCGGGCGCCCACAGGCGGGGCGATTTCGACGTCGTTACCACCTACCGCTATGACGCGGCGGGCAGGCTGGCGGAACGGGTGACCCGGTACGGATACCACCACGACGCCGATGCCGACGCCGCGTTTTACCGGGAGCACGGCGGTGCCGAAAAGGCCGTGCCGCGTCCCTCCCCGCAAGGGAAAAGCGAAGAGAAAAACTCCCTGACGCGGGAAGTGTTCTTCTATGACGCGCGGGGCAACTGCGTCCGGGTCCAGGAATTTTCCGGCGATGCGCCGGTGCGGGAATGGCGCTACCGGTATGACGGGCGCGGCAACTGGGTCCGCCGGGTGCAGCGGTTCGCGCCGGACGGGCTGGCCGTCGTGGACAGGGAAATAGAATACGCGCCGGAGCAATGA
- a CDS encoding conserved hypothetical protein (Evidence 4 : Homologs of previously reported genes of unknown function), which translates to MRGCTQCGECLNVCPVFRQHRREEFSPKGKRLLLEPVNAGIETGGFSWDDVFTLARLCAGCGRCKQACARKLSTADLLAEVRAKHPHWTQHLWELWIKRMGPLWPTVGFLATLAPQGLTPKMLETSLATAKALVAKKDIRPWVRLRGGDGPAEERPVVLFSGCTARNVRPQWTEKAELLLETCGYTVLDAAAFTCCGGTMHHAGQFSAMETMRRANVDAWNAMGRPRIAAFCASCYHGLAEYADGFLEGDEAAAWKKSLTPLAALLGGLRAETLAAKPERYGYHQPCHWDKDADMPFLAAILPGLAKGAGICCGMGGILKMTDPDLSAAMARTCLDTMPVDAGPILTGCSGCAMQLAAFAPQGTDVFHWLDVVACGG; encoded by the coding sequence GTGCGCGGGTGTACGCAATGCGGCGAATGCCTGAACGTGTGCCCGGTTTTCCGGCAGCACCGGCGCGAGGAATTTTCCCCCAAGGGCAAGCGCCTGCTGCTGGAACCGGTCAACGCCGGGATAGAGACCGGGGGCTTTTCCTGGGACGACGTCTTCACCCTGGCCCGGTTGTGCGCCGGGTGCGGGCGGTGCAAGCAGGCCTGCGCCCGCAAACTTTCCACGGCGGACCTCCTGGCGGAGGTCAGGGCCAAGCATCCGCACTGGACCCAGCATTTGTGGGAGTTGTGGATCAAACGCATGGGACCGCTCTGGCCCACCGTCGGGTTTCTGGCGACCCTCGCCCCGCAGGGCCTGACCCCGAAGATGCTGGAAACCTCCTTGGCCACGGCCAAAGCGCTGGTCGCCAAAAAGGACATCCGGCCCTGGGTCCGGCTCCGGGGAGGCGACGGCCCGGCGGAAGAGCGTCCGGTCGTGCTGTTCTCCGGCTGCACCGCCCGGAACGTGCGGCCGCAATGGACGGAAAAGGCCGAACTCCTCCTCGAAACGTGCGGGTATACCGTTCTGGATGCCGCGGCCTTCACCTGCTGCGGTGGCACCATGCACCACGCCGGGCAGTTTTCGGCCATGGAAACCATGCGGCGCGCCAACGTGGACGCCTGGAACGCCATGGGCAGACCGCGCATCGCGGCGTTTTGCGCGTCCTGTTATCACGGCCTGGCCGAGTATGCGGACGGATTCCTTGAGGGTGACGAGGCCGCGGCATGGAAAAAGAGCCTGACGCCGCTTGCCGCGCTCCTGGGCGGACTGCGGGCCGAGACTCTCGCGGCAAAACCGGAGCGCTACGGGTATCACCAGCCCTGCCACTGGGACAAGGACGCGGACATGCCCTTCCTGGCCGCCATTCTGCCCGGCCTTGCCAAGGGCGCGGGCATCTGCTGCGGCATGGGCGGCATCCTCAAGATGACCGACCCGGACCTTTCCGCCGCCATGGCCCGGACCTGTCTCGATACCATGCCGGTGGACGCGGGCCCTATCCTGACGGGTTGCTCGGGCTGCGCCATGCAGCTCGCGGCCTTCGCCCCGCAAGGCACGGACGTTTTTCACTGGCTCGATGTGGTAGCCTGCGGCGGGTAA
- a CDS encoding Glycolate oxidase produces MEYATALTDAHRAFLRDLFGDGVSFDKTILRVYSSDAGLVPGEVFAMVRPDTVEQVQSFMRWADAERIVVHPRGRGTSLAGGCAPTVPGIVLSTMGLDRILDISATDFVAEVEPGVCTATLQAACEQQGLMYPPDPASGKATSVGGNVSTCAGGLRAVKYGVTRDYVIGCDVVLPGGKLLTFGGRTHKNVVGLDLARIMVGSEGTLGIITKLYLKLLPKPEASASVLAGYPSLDAALLSMGKVFAAGILPSALEFMGEAVLDILRQTGETPWPDTVNSLLLFQLDGSKDTVPLEIARLGRQLDDTLWQAAGVTPEEEDALWAHRRRVSAASYVMGPDRIGGDMAVPRGQLLPAVRRFEAIARENGKRLIAFGHAGDGNIHANLHYDASDPDDTERTMKTHYAMDEAVLEFGGSISGEHGGGCLKNVGLQLGADEQALMRAVRKVFDPNGILNPNKGY; encoded by the coding sequence ATGGAATACGCCACAGCGCTGACGGACGCGCACCGCGCGTTTTTGCGGGACCTGTTCGGGGACGGCGTGAGCTTTGATAAAACAATTCTGCGGGTGTACTCGTCGGACGCAGGGCTCGTCCCGGGCGAGGTTTTCGCCATGGTCCGCCCGGATACCGTGGAGCAGGTTCAATCGTTCATGCGCTGGGCGGATGCGGAGCGGATCGTCGTGCACCCGCGCGGGCGCGGGACCAGCCTTGCCGGGGGATGCGCCCCCACGGTGCCGGGCATCGTCCTTTCCACCATGGGGCTGGACCGCATCCTGGATATTTCCGCCACCGATTTCGTGGCCGAGGTGGAGCCGGGCGTCTGTACCGCCACGCTGCAGGCCGCGTGCGAACAACAGGGCCTCATGTACCCCCCGGACCCGGCCAGCGGCAAAGCCACTTCCGTCGGCGGCAACGTTTCCACCTGCGCGGGCGGGCTTCGGGCGGTCAAGTACGGCGTGACCCGCGATTACGTCATCGGCTGCGACGTGGTGCTGCCCGGCGGCAAGCTGCTTACCTTCGGCGGCCGGACCCACAAAAACGTGGTGGGGCTGGACCTTGCCCGGATCATGGTCGGCTCCGAGGGCACGCTCGGCATCATCACCAAACTCTATCTGAAACTCCTGCCCAAGCCCGAGGCGTCGGCTTCGGTCCTGGCCGGGTACCCTTCCCTGGACGCGGCGTTGCTTTCCATGGGCAAGGTTTTCGCGGCGGGCATTCTGCCCTCGGCCCTGGAATTCATGGGCGAGGCCGTGCTGGATATTTTGCGCCAGACCGGCGAGACGCCCTGGCCCGATACGGTCAATTCCCTGCTGCTGTTCCAGCTGGACGGCAGTAAAGACACCGTTCCGCTGGAAATCGCCAGACTGGGACGGCAGCTTGACGACACGCTCTGGCAGGCGGCGGGCGTCACCCCGGAGGAGGAAGACGCTCTCTGGGCGCACCGGCGCCGCGTTTCCGCCGCCTCGTACGTCATGGGGCCGGACCGCATCGGCGGGGACATGGCCGTGCCACGCGGGCAACTGCTGCCTGCCGTGCGGCGGTTCGAGGCCATCGCCCGCGAGAACGGCAAGCGCCTTATCGCCTTCGGCCACGCGGGCGACGGGAATATCCACGCCAATCTGCATTATGACGCGTCCGACCCGGACGATACGGAACGGACCATGAAAACCCACTACGCCATGGACGAGGCCGTTCTGGAATTCGGCGGCAGCATTTCCGGCGAGCACGGCGGCGGGTGCCTCAAGAACGTGGGGCTGCAACTCGGCGCGGACGAGCAGGCGCTCATGCGCGCCGTGCGCAAGGTTTTTGATCCCAACGGCATCCTGAACCCGAACAAGGGCTACTGA
- a CDS encoding exported hypothetical protein (Evidence 5 : No homology to any previously reported sequences), giving the protein MSIRTKCIIILLFSLAAMAAGISFAAHYRAVREADAAFAREAAAQLDRVDDILHIYFKGAEKAAKNLASLPEARNAALARTAGAENGHAPAEAQAPLLRRLTALPALVPGVEAAFCGYKNGSFHSSSAAAGPEGYDARTQSWYSDTAWGPAEAVVASVAISSESKSLVATVAAKIKDDGGQTLGVAALVMALGDLTDTLRDVRLGRSGYVVLFDAEGRVLFDPKAQENLLRPAGEADPALLSLAQLPAGSHELSRNNTALLALSRVFPDTRWKAAILIDKAEQGVPSAQAFHGILIAALLSCLALAGIGALFFHGATRPLYALIRQSKALAEGNDEALGAIAGRGPDIAALQSNIGQLTGRVMLLAQAEKEHASAMDTYAREVVAAGRSEADKTARAAYRTASRNAAQALAPVAAEAGREAAAFTEWTGKLHGLARAQALAAENVRTATVTMLDDAATMARQAAETEKNAEAAFALARKTDKLMRDTARTLESMEEAAKALTPGLEAFKTETGEMAAMTALVRDVAEEINVLGLKLSIEVSSAGETGKKFAPMAEEMRSLAEKAMAAAGSMDTAIAVFDQTHTAHSLAVNKNATAAKRAAASAAKTGDELAGATAAVGTTVEQIRVLATAMEGMAQADALDTESADAILRATRETDDALHALDQAAASLAAFGTRLAALADGLEAAPEDGANQGNGLL; this is encoded by the coding sequence ATGAGCATACGCACGAAATGCATCATCATACTTCTTTTCAGCCTCGCGGCCATGGCGGCGGGCATCTCTTTCGCCGCCCACTACCGGGCCGTCCGGGAAGCGGACGCTGCGTTCGCCCGTGAAGCCGCCGCCCAGCTCGACCGGGTTGACGACATCCTCCACATCTACTTCAAGGGCGCGGAAAAAGCCGCCAAAAATCTGGCCTCCCTGCCCGAGGCCAGAAACGCCGCCCTTGCCCGCACCGCCGGGGCGGAAAACGGGCATGCCCCGGCGGAGGCGCAGGCCCCCCTCCTTCGCCGCCTGACGGCCCTGCCCGCACTCGTGCCCGGCGTGGAAGCCGCCTTTTGCGGGTATAAAAACGGGTCGTTTCATTCCAGTTCCGCCGCCGCCGGGCCGGAGGGGTATGACGCCCGCACCCAGTCCTGGTACTCGGACACGGCCTGGGGCCCGGCGGAAGCCGTTGTCGCCTCCGTCGCCATCTCATCGGAAAGCAAAAGCCTTGTGGCGACGGTTGCCGCAAAAATAAAGGATGACGGCGGCCAGACCCTCGGGGTCGCGGCCCTTGTCATGGCGCTCGGCGACCTGACGGATACCCTGCGCGACGTGCGCCTGGGGCGCAGCGGGTACGTGGTGCTTTTCGACGCGGAGGGCCGCGTGCTGTTTGACCCCAAGGCCCAGGAAAACTTGCTGCGGCCAGCCGGGGAAGCGGACCCCGCCCTCCTCTCCCTGGCGCAGTTGCCCGCCGGAAGCCACGAACTTTCCCGCAACAACACGGCGCTCCTGGCCCTTTCCCGCGTATTTCCGGACACCCGCTGGAAAGCCGCCATCCTGATCGACAAAGCCGAACAGGGCGTGCCGTCCGCGCAAGCCTTCCATGGCATCCTTATCGCCGCCCTTCTCTCCTGCCTCGCCCTCGCGGGCATCGGCGCCCTGTTCTTCCACGGCGCCACCAGGCCGCTGTATGCGCTGATCCGCCAGTCCAAAGCCCTGGCCGAAGGCAATGACGAAGCCCTCGGGGCCATCGCGGGGCGCGGGCCGGATATCGCCGCGCTCCAGAGCAATATCGGGCAGCTCACCGGCCGGGTCATGCTGCTGGCCCAGGCGGAAAAGGAACACGCCAGCGCCATGGATACCTACGCCCGCGAAGTTGTCGCCGCCGGGCGGAGCGAGGCGGACAAGACCGCGCGGGCCGCCTACAGGACGGCAAGCCGCAACGCGGCCCAAGCCTTGGCCCCGGTTGCCGCCGAGGCCGGCAGGGAAGCGGCGGCCTTCACCGAGTGGACCGGGAAGCTCCACGGCCTTGCCCGCGCGCAGGCTCTTGCCGCCGAAAACGTCCGCACCGCCACCGTAACCATGCTTGATGACGCCGCCACCATGGCGCGGCAGGCCGCCGAGACGGAAAAAAACGCGGAAGCCGCCTTTGCGCTCGCCCGCAAAACCGATAAACTGATGCGGGACACGGCTCGCACTCTCGAAAGCATGGAAGAGGCCGCAAAGGCCCTCACTCCCGGCCTGGAAGCCTTCAAGACGGAAACGGGCGAAATGGCCGCCATGACGGCCTTGGTCCGCGACGTTGCCGAAGAAATAAACGTGCTGGGCCTCAAACTGTCCATAGAAGTTTCCAGCGCCGGGGAAACCGGGAAAAAGTTCGCCCCCATGGCGGAGGAAATGCGCTCCCTGGCCGAGAAAGCCATGGCCGCCGCCGGTTCCATGGATACCGCCATCGCCGTTTTTGACCAGACCCATACCGCCCATTCCCTGGCGGTAAACAAAAACGCCACGGCGGCCAAGCGCGCCGCGGCGAGCGCCGCCAAAACCGGGGATGAACTCGCCGGAGCCACGGCGGCCGTGGGCACGACGGTCGAGCAGATCCGCGTGCTGGCAACCGCCATGGAAGGCATGGCCCAGGCGGATGCCCTGGATACGGAAAGCGCGGACGCCATCCTGCGCGCAACCCGCGAGACGGACGACGCGCTGCACGCCCTTGACCAAGCCGCCGCCTCCCTGGCCGCTTTCGGCACACGCCTTGCCGCCCTGGCGGACGGCCTTGAAGCCGCTCCGGAAGATGGCGCAAACCAGGGTAACGGCTTACTGTAG
- a CDS encoding Dinuclear metal center protein, YbgI family has protein sequence MKISEIINNIEKIAPLANAAPWDTSGMQVAAVRDAASHLVLLLDPTPAGIATALKMGADMIVSHHPLAMTPRLPNVLDDYHTVLRLLFERDVPLYSAHTSLDASLHGPASWLADAFGVTNRHALEYIAEHPEGDPHYGFGIVGDLPEPLPYGAFTDKLAAALGKSGWRASGPKPETVSRMAYCPGSGASMIDAAAAFHADIYITGDMKYHAALETPIRALDVGHFILEEIMMRTFADQLRAVCAPVTVSHLEAADPFVFEGTA, from the coding sequence ATGAAAATATCTGAAATAATTAATAATATTGAAAAAATAGCGCCTCTTGCCAATGCCGCGCCCTGGGATACATCCGGCATGCAGGTTGCCGCCGTGCGCGATGCGGCCTCCCATCTGGTCCTGCTGCTCGACCCCACCCCGGCCGGTATTGCAACGGCCCTTAAAATGGGGGCGGACATGATCGTGTCCCACCACCCGCTTGCCATGACGCCGCGCCTGCCGAACGTTCTGGACGATTACCACACCGTGCTGCGGCTGCTGTTCGAGCGCGACGTGCCCCTGTACAGCGCGCACACCTCTCTTGACGCCAGTTTGCACGGCCCGGCCTCGTGGCTGGCCGACGCCTTCGGCGTAACGAACAGGCATGCGCTGGAATATATCGCGGAGCATCCGGAGGGCGACCCGCACTACGGGTTCGGCATCGTCGGGGATCTTCCCGAGCCGCTTCCCTACGGCGCGTTCACGGACAAGCTCGCGGCGGCCTTAGGCAAGTCCGGCTGGCGGGCCAGCGGGCCCAAGCCGGAAACCGTCTCCCGCATGGCCTATTGCCCCGGTTCCGGGGCGTCCATGATCGATGCCGCCGCCGCGTTTCACGCGGATATCTATATCACCGGCGACATGAAGTACCATGCCGCGCTTGAAACACCCATCCGGGCGCTGGACGTGGGGCATTTCATATTGGAAGAAATCATGATGCGCACGTTTGCGGATCAATTGCGCGCGGTGTGCGCGCCGGTCACTGTTTCCCATCTTGAGGCCGCCGATCCTTTCGTTTTCGAAGGCACGGCCTGA
- a CDS encoding conserved hypothetical protein (Evidence 4 : Homologs of previously reported genes of unknown function), whose protein sequence is MSLYLNQIAQLVALQRVDDEIFTIDQEMEKAPREVEALREEFAVLQAEKAHLDDKMTHLREQAKRIDFDIDTDLDKMSKGKDKLMQVGNAKEYHAMMREMDSLEKTTRTREEEKITLAEELERQKAAMADMDERFAAMDADLKAKEESLDARLTEATKKRKALDKERADAGKDIPAPVLARYEFIRMRLSHPVIVPVDSGICSGCNISIPPQGYIELQRGSQILSCPNCQRLIYWNQHFSE, encoded by the coding sequence TTGAGCTTGTATCTTAATCAAATTGCACAACTGGTTGCCCTGCAAAGGGTTGATGATGAAATCTTCACCATTGACCAGGAAATGGAAAAGGCCCCGCGCGAAGTGGAAGCGCTCCGCGAGGAATTCGCGGTGCTCCAGGCCGAAAAAGCCCATCTTGACGACAAGATGACCCATCTGCGCGAACAGGCCAAACGGATCGATTTCGATATCGACACGGACCTGGACAAGATGAGCAAAGGCAAGGACAAGCTGATGCAGGTCGGCAACGCCAAGGAATACCACGCCATGATGCGCGAAATGGATTCCCTGGAAAAAACCACCCGCACCCGCGAAGAGGAAAAAATCACCCTGGCCGAAGAGCTTGAGCGCCAGAAAGCCGCCATGGCCGACATGGACGAGCGCTTTGCCGCCATGGATGCCGACCTCAAGGCCAAGGAAGAATCCCTCGACGCCCGCCTGACCGAAGCGACCAAAAAACGCAAGGCCCTGGACAAGGAACGCGCCGACGCCGGGAAAGATATCCCCGCCCCGGTTCTCGCCCGGTATGAGTTCATCCGCATGCGCCTCTCCCACCCCGTCATCGTGCCGGTGGATTCAGGCATCTGCAGCGGCTGCAACATCTCCATCCCGCCCCAGGGATATATCGAACTGCAACGGGGTTCGCAGATCCTCTCCTGCCCCAACTGCCAGCGCCTCATCTACTGGAACCAGCATTTTTCGGAATAG
- a CDS encoding hypothetical protein (Evidence 5 : No homology to any previously reported sequences) has product MAGPAHNAPLFGLAPNGVYRALRVAAQPGGLLPHRFTLTGKSRRFAFCGTVQGSPPLGVTQRSALWSPDFPPRYRYRGDDPSDSRDGLQQVLQRIRILFISNLFYPISPPRQSFLKDGGGPGEEGNSQGPRPFFTKKFPSSPGASAIPKNAGSSR; this is encoded by the coding sequence TTGGCCGGGCCGGCTCATAACGCCCCCCTATTTGGTCTTGCTCCGAACGGGGTTTACCGAGCATTGCGCGTTGCCGCGCAACCTGGTGGGCTCTTACCCCACCGTTTCACCCTTACCGGCAAAAGCCGGCGGTTTGCTTTCTGTGGCACTGTCCAGGGGTCGCCCCCTCTGGGCGTTACCCAGCGTTCCGCCCTATGGAGCCCGGACTTTCCTCCCCGATATCGCTATCGCGGCGATGACCCGTCCGACTCCCGGGATGGGCTGCAACAGGTGTTGCAACGCATCCGCATTCTTTTCATTTCAAATCTATTTTACCCCATTTCTCCACCCCGGCAAAGTTTTTTGAAGGATGGAGGGGGTCCGGGGGAGGAAGGAAACTCGCAGGGGCCGCGCCCCTTTTTTACAAAAAAGTTTCCTTCCTCCCCCGGCGCTTCCGCTATTCCGAAAAATGCTGGTTCCAGTAGATGA